A portion of the Chlamydia avium 10DC88 genome contains these proteins:
- a CDS encoding DNA recombination protein RmuC gives MSFIHVVVSTSSLCLGVLLSSFYYRKREVRYLEEQRKLENENILLKNSLELSRQSEQLMEDFSNKLSVTCQALIKDMKAETQVYFSEKSKTIESLLLPVQTTLLAFKQNLETFETKHAEDRGALKEQITHLLSVEKKLEKETQSLTNILKHPGARGRWGEIQLERILELSGMLKYCDYETQASDPQGLVRADMIVRLPQERCLIIDAKAPFSETYFSDENMDKSELVGKIKEHIKILKSKSYWDKFRYSPEFVILFLPGESIFNDALRIAPELIDIAAASNIILSSPLTLLALLKTIAHTWKQENLQKQIQEIGQLGKELHHRLHVVFNHFYKLGKNLNNAVQSYNDMASSLQHRVLPTLRKFEDLELTSSLHKIEEPSICNPTKPFLPNPSE, from the coding sequence ATGAGTTTTATACATGTTGTGGTTTCTACTTCATCCTTATGTCTAGGAGTATTGTTATCATCGTTTTACTATCGCAAGAGAGAGGTACGATATTTAGAAGAACAACGTAAACTAGAGAACGAAAATATCTTGTTGAAAAATTCATTAGAGCTTTCTCGTCAATCAGAGCAATTAATGGAAGATTTTAGCAATAAGCTTTCTGTGACATGTCAGGCCCTGATTAAAGATATGAAAGCGGAAACTCAAGTTTATTTTTCTGAAAAATCTAAAACTATTGAGTCCTTGCTTTTACCAGTCCAAACTACATTACTTGCTTTTAAACAAAATTTAGAGACCTTTGAAACTAAACATGCTGAGGATCGTGGAGCGTTAAAAGAACAAATCACGCATTTATTATCTGTAGAAAAAAAATTAGAGAAAGAAACACAGTCTCTTACAAATATTTTAAAACATCCAGGAGCACGTGGTCGTTGGGGAGAAATTCAACTTGAAAGGATTTTAGAACTTTCTGGAATGCTTAAATATTGTGACTACGAAACACAAGCTAGCGATCCTCAAGGTCTTGTTCGTGCGGATATGATTGTTCGCCTGCCTCAAGAACGTTGTTTAATTATTGATGCTAAAGCTCCATTTTCTGAAACATATTTCTCTGATGAGAATATGGATAAATCAGAACTTGTTGGGAAAATTAAAGAACATATTAAAATTTTAAAATCAAAAAGTTATTGGGATAAATTCCGTTACTCTCCTGAATTTGTTATTCTCTTTCTTCCAGGAGAAAGTATTTTTAATGATGCCTTGCGTATAGCTCCTGAGCTCATTGATATTGCAGCGGCTTCTAATATCATTCTCTCGAGTCCTTTAACACTATTAGCATTGCTTAAAACAATTGCTCATACATGGAAACAGGAAAATCTACAGAAACAAATCCAAGAAATAGGCCAACTGGGGAAAGAGCTTCACCATCGTTTACATGTTGTTTTTAATCACTTTTATAAACTTGGAAAAAACTTAAATAATGCTGTCCAAAGTTATAATGACATGGCTTCTAGCCTACAACATAGAGTACTTCCAACACTCAGGAAATTCGAGGACTTAGAATTGACTTCTTCTTTGCACAAGATAGAAGAGCCTAGTATTTGTAATCCTACCAAGCCCTTTTTACCTAATCCCTCAGAATAA
- a CDS encoding M20/M25/M40 family metallo-hydrolase yields the protein MNNDLQYFESHYEQILQEFAHFLSFRSVSSDNRYLTDCINCAHFLTGKLQNIFTTELWEYPGHPPVIYAYHRHIDPSKPTLLIYNHYDVQPADLSDGWLGDPFIMRKCGNKIFARGASDNKGQCFYALQALQYYYQSRQCFPVNILWIIEGEEEHGSPALQTFIHEKESAFHADHCLILDGGFPSAQFPCINIGARGLVTMKVTLKEGDQDMHSGIFGGKAYNVNRALAQLLSSLYHSDHSIAVENFYQDVTLPEEGSAIPIQILEGQNVHHANFSPVLYAPATNSEEAVRLYPTLDINGMSGGYTGPGFKTVIPHQATAYLSCRLVPYQRPKKVAEQIIQHLKNRVPSSLEFSYEIFEGSPGWRQPKDLPIISILNDVYSSIYHRPCFTTYMEATIPIAPLLEKASGAKPVIGGVSYYSDAIHAAEENFSKDQLRNGFLSICQLLDKLGKHSETCFTS from the coding sequence ATGAACAATGATCTGCAATATTTTGAAAGTCATTATGAACAAATTCTCCAAGAATTTGCTCATTTTCTTTCTTTTCGTTCTGTTTCTTCAGATAACCGCTATCTTACTGATTGTATAAACTGTGCACATTTTTTAACCGGAAAGCTTCAAAACATATTCACAACTGAGTTATGGGAATATCCAGGACATCCTCCCGTTATTTATGCCTATCATAGGCATATAGATCCGTCTAAGCCTACGTTACTTATTTACAATCACTACGATGTTCAGCCCGCTGATCTTTCTGATGGATGGTTAGGGGATCCTTTTATTATGAGGAAATGTGGAAATAAGATCTTTGCTCGCGGAGCTTCTGATAATAAGGGACAATGCTTCTATGCTCTGCAAGCTTTGCAGTATTATTATCAATCACGGCAATGTTTCCCTGTAAACATTCTCTGGATTATTGAAGGAGAAGAAGAACATGGGAGCCCAGCTCTACAGACATTTATTCATGAAAAAGAAAGCGCTTTTCATGCGGATCATTGTCTTATTTTAGATGGAGGTTTTCCATCTGCTCAATTTCCCTGCATAAATATTGGGGCTCGCGGTCTAGTAACGATGAAAGTGACATTAAAGGAAGGCGACCAAGACATGCATTCGGGAATCTTTGGAGGCAAGGCCTACAATGTGAATCGTGCATTAGCACAACTTTTGTCTTCCTTATATCATTCTGATCACTCTATAGCCGTAGAAAATTTCTATCAAGATGTTACCTTACCTGAAGAAGGTTCAGCCATCCCAATACAAATTCTTGAGGGTCAAAATGTTCATCACGCTAATTTTTCTCCCGTCCTCTATGCACCTGCTACAAATTCCGAAGAAGCGGTACGTCTCTATCCTACTTTAGATATTAATGGTATGTCAGGAGGGTATACGGGACCCGGATTTAAAACAGTTATTCCACATCAAGCTACAGCCTATCTTTCTTGTCGCCTTGTCCCTTATCAACGCCCAAAGAAAGTAGCAGAACAGATCATACAACATTTAAAAAACCGCGTACCTTCTTCTTTAGAATTTTCTTATGAAATTTTTGAAGGATCACCAGGCTGGAGGCAACCAAAAGATCTCCCTATAATCTCCATATTAAATGATGTCTATTCATCTATATACCATCGGCCTTGTTTTACAACATATATGGAAGCAACCATTCCGATTGCTCCACTTTTAGAAAAGGCTTCTGGAGCCAAGCCTGTGATTGGAGGGGTATCTTATTATAGTGATGCTATTCATGCTGCGGAAGAAAATTTCTCTAAAGACCAATTACGAAATGGATTCCTCTCTATTTGTCAGCTTCTCGATAAATTAGGTAAACACAGTGAAACATGTTTCACTAGTTAA